From one Synergistaceae bacterium genomic stretch:
- a CDS encoding Rrf2 family transcriptional regulator, protein MNPIVGLPEPLILGLHALGFLAKSPDSCFTTQQIATGLRTPEPHLSKVLQRINKGKIIKSHRGPGGGYKLDCNPEETPLRALFELLGKPFESRGCGLDGCKGRNCFIGDMLDELTAAFTRYLESRTFADFIKYYEGEIPVSIEISVITPSLGQSHPNF, encoded by the coding sequence GTGAATCCCATTGTAGGCTTACCGGAGCCTTTAATCCTAGGTCTTCACGCTCTTGGTTTTTTGGCGAAATCTCCCGATAGCTGTTTTACCACACAGCAGATAGCAACCGGGCTGAGAACTCCAGAACCACATCTTTCAAAAGTATTGCAGCGGATAAACAAAGGTAAAATCATTAAATCGCACAGAGGGCCCGGCGGCGGATATAAATTGGACTGCAACCCGGAAGAAACTCCACTGCGCGCTCTTTTTGAACTTTTGGGCAAACCTTTCGAGTCAAGAGGTTGTGGTCTTGACGGCTGTAAGGGGAGAAACTGTTTCATCGGAGATATGCTCGATGAACTCACAGCTGCTTTCACTAGATATTTGGAATCTCGCACTTTCGCCGATTTTATCAAATATTACGAAGGAGAAATTCCTGTATCTATTGAAATTTCCGTTATAACACCAAGTTTGGGTCAAAGCCACCCAAACTTCA
- a CDS encoding PTS sugar transporter subunit IIC → MNSISLFLKRKNIELSFKRYFVDALGAMGVGLFSSLITGLILKTIGSKANIPILMEFGAFAGSMVGPAIAVAIAQALQAPPIVLFSCAAVGFAGNLWGGPVGAFLSAIVAAELGKIVSKETKIDIIVTPATTIIGGMGVAKLAGPSVSAMMNGLGLLIMNATELQPGPMGAIISTIMGMILTLPISSAAIAVALNLSGLAAGAATVGCSTQMVGFAVMSYRENGVAGLLSQGLGTSMLQMPNIVRRPLIWVPPTLASFILGPISTLVFKMTNIPSGAGMGTSGLVGQFGTIDAMGSSPQILFQIGLMHFFLPAVTTVLIAEAMRKMGLIKEGDMKLDFK, encoded by the coding sequence ATGAACAGCATTTCATTATTTTTAAAACGAAAAAACATTGAGCTCTCTTTTAAACGCTACTTCGTTGATGCCTTGGGTGCTATGGGTGTCGGTCTTTTTTCATCCTTAATAACAGGGCTTATTTTAAAAACTATTGGCTCAAAAGCTAATATCCCAATACTGATGGAATTTGGAGCATTTGCAGGCTCTATGGTCGGACCTGCAATCGCAGTTGCCATAGCGCAGGCTCTACAGGCTCCGCCCATTGTTCTCTTTTCTTGTGCCGCTGTAGGTTTTGCCGGCAACCTCTGGGGAGGGCCGGTGGGCGCTTTTCTGAGCGCCATTGTTGCGGCTGAATTGGGAAAAATTGTTTCAAAAGAGACGAAGATAGACATAATTGTCACTCCGGCTACGACTATTATCGGCGGAATGGGTGTGGCGAAGCTCGCCGGACCTTCTGTCAGCGCCATGATGAATGGGCTTGGCCTGCTTATCATGAATGCAACAGAGCTACAACCAGGCCCAATGGGTGCAATTATTTCGACAATCATGGGGATGATACTTACCCTTCCGATCTCAAGCGCCGCTATAGCTGTTGCGTTAAATTTATCGGGATTGGCTGCCGGAGCAGCAACAGTCGGCTGTTCAACTCAAATGGTGGGTTTTGCCGTTATGAGCTACAGGGAAAATGGAGTTGCAGGGCTTCTCTCACAGGGATTGGGGACCTCTATGCTGCAGATGCCAAACATCGTTAGACGTCCCCTGATATGGGTTCCCCCTACACTGGCAAGCTTTATTCTAGGGCCTATTTCAACTCTGGTTTTTAAAATGACAAATATTCCATCAGGTGCCGGCATGGGAACAAGCGGGCTTGTTGGACAGTTTGGAACAATTGATGCAATGGGAAGCAGTCCTCAGATTCTTTTCCAAATAGGACTGATGCATTTTTTCCTGCCTGCAGTGACCACAGTGCTTATTGCGGAAGCCATGAGAAAAATGGGATTGATTAAAGAGGGAGACATGAAGCTGGATTTTAAATAA